A genomic stretch from Vibrio coralliilyticus includes:
- the rluC gene encoding 23S rRNA pseudouridine(955/2504/2580) synthase RluC — protein sequence MSEIRTKVQFVDIDEDMAGQRIDNFLRNQLKSIPKSMVYRILRKGEVRVNKKRIKAEYKLKAGDLVRIPPVTIEEKQDEVAPSVKLNKVAELEHMIIHEDEHMLILNKPSGTAVHGGSGLKFGAIEALRALRPQARFLELVHRIDRDTSGILLVAKKRSALRHLQAQFREKTVQKYYFALVMGQWKSSCKVVKAPLLKNEVNSIVRVNPQGKPSETRFKIIEKFADATLIQASPITGRTHQIRVHTQYTGHPIAWDDRYGDRRFDAYTAKVGLDRLFLHAANIKFQHPSNDEWMEISAPMEPKLEKALAGLRNL from the coding sequence ATGAGCGAAATTAGAACAAAAGTCCAGTTTGTCGATATCGACGAAGACATGGCTGGCCAGCGTATCGATAACTTCTTACGCAACCAACTGAAAAGCATTCCAAAAAGCATGGTTTACCGGATCTTGCGCAAAGGGGAAGTGCGCGTAAACAAGAAGCGAATCAAAGCTGAATATAAATTGAAAGCGGGGGATTTAGTCAGAATTCCTCCTGTGACGATTGAAGAAAAGCAAGACGAAGTTGCACCAAGTGTCAAACTCAATAAGGTGGCTGAACTTGAACATATGATCATCCATGAAGATGAACATATGTTAATTCTAAACAAACCTTCGGGTACCGCTGTTCATGGTGGCAGTGGGCTAAAGTTTGGCGCGATTGAAGCATTACGTGCACTAAGACCACAAGCTCGTTTTCTTGAACTAGTGCATCGTATTGACCGTGATACTTCTGGTATTTTGCTCGTGGCGAAAAAGCGTTCAGCTTTGCGCCATCTTCAAGCTCAGTTTCGAGAGAAAACCGTGCAGAAATACTACTTTGCCTTGGTGATGGGTCAGTGGAAAAGCAGCTGTAAGGTTGTCAAAGCGCCACTACTCAAAAATGAGGTGAATAGTATTGTGCGTGTGAATCCGCAGGGAAAACCTTCAGAGACACGCTTTAAGATCATAGAAAAGTTCGCAGATGCGACTTTGATTCAGGCGAGTCCTATCACGGGGCGTACCCACCAAATCCGTGTTCATACTCAGTATACAGGTCATCCAATTGCTTGGGATGACCGATATGGTGATCGTCGATTTGATGCATATACCGCGAAAGTAGGGCTTGATCGCCTTTTCCTTCATGCAGCTAATATCAAGTTCCAACATCCATCTAATGACGAATGGATGGAGATAAGTGCCCCAATGGAGCCAAAGCTTGAAAAGGCATTAGCTGGACTTCGTAATCTTTAA